Proteins encoded by one window of Bacillus sp. DTU_2020_1000418_1_SI_GHA_SEK_038:
- a CDS encoding DUF3813 domain-containing protein, giving the protein MGNRLFQEAKRSVDMATKAGPANRSEAVQKAKNALSSAYANSTRAEQEQLAGMQQRLDEIPSNLQL; this is encoded by the coding sequence ATGGGTAACAGACTGTTTCAAGAGGCGAAACGCTCTGTCGACATGGCAACTAAGGCTGGACCTGCTAATAGATCAGAAGCTGTTCAGAAAGCAAAAAATGCCTTAAGCTCTGCATACGCAAACTCGACAAGAGCAGAGCAGGAACAGTTGGCAGGAATGCAGCAAAGGTTAGACGAAATTCCTTCAAACCTTCAATTATAA
- a CDS encoding intracellular proteinase inhibitor, which translates to MLQILISYLVMMGSLSTFAGEMIKHPLVSYEEKEEAAVENNSFRKIQVSGEKGRYRVIGEARSNSGKLFYVVEDGHNELISEKKLEMNEKFPLWSKIKIKINIPKEEMPESGTIILYLYGRNEEGQMINELPIILEKVQQADS; encoded by the coding sequence ATGCTACAGATTCTTATCTCGTATTTAGTAATGATGGGCTCCCTTTCGACATTTGCTGGAGAAATGATCAAGCATCCTTTGGTCAGCTATGAAGAAAAAGAGGAAGCAGCCGTTGAAAACAATTCATTTCGAAAAATTCAGGTAAGTGGCGAGAAAGGGCGTTACAGAGTAATTGGGGAAGCACGATCAAATAGCGGTAAGCTTTTCTATGTCGTTGAAGATGGGCATAATGAATTAATTTCTGAAAAAAAGCTGGAAATGAACGAAAAATTTCCTTTATGGTCAAAAATAAAAATAAAAATTAATATTCCTAAAGAGGAAATGCCTGAGAGCGGGACCATTATTCTTTATTTATATGGGCGAAATGAAGAAGGACAAATGATCAATGAACTTCCAATAATCCTAGAGAAAGTCCAACAAGCTGACAGTTAG
- a CDS encoding Cof-type HAD-IIB family hydrolase has protein sequence MAEKHLIALDLDGTLLKDDKTISLKTKKVIQKAREEGHIVMIATGRPFRSSEIYYKEMNLDTPIVNFNGAFVHHPRDKKWGVYHSPLEVNIAKEIVEACSSFHFHNIIAEVIDDVYFHYQDKKLIEIFGFGEPNVTTGDLRNFLNSSPTSMLIHTDEEHVQTIRDHLSNLHAEVIDHRSWAAPFHVIEIVKAGLNKAVGLKRAADYFQIPADRIIAFGDEDNDLEMLEFAGYGIAMGNGINEVKSVAKEVTLTNEEDGVAVYLNELLNLKL, from the coding sequence ATGGCAGAAAAGCATTTGATCGCGCTAGACTTGGATGGTACGTTGCTAAAGGATGATAAGACTATATCATTAAAAACAAAAAAAGTGATTCAAAAAGCCCGTGAAGAAGGGCATATTGTCATGATTGCAACTGGAAGACCTTTTCGTTCAAGTGAAATTTATTATAAAGAAATGAATCTTGATACTCCAATTGTTAATTTCAACGGAGCATTTGTGCATCATCCCAGGGATAAAAAGTGGGGAGTTTATCATTCACCATTAGAAGTAAATATTGCCAAAGAAATTGTTGAGGCTTGCAGCTCCTTTCATTTTCATAACATCATTGCAGAGGTCATTGATGATGTTTACTTCCATTATCAGGATAAAAAACTGATAGAAATATTTGGCTTTGGTGAGCCTAATGTGACGACTGGTGACTTACGCAATTTTCTAAATTCCTCTCCTACAAGTATGTTAATTCATACCGATGAGGAGCATGTGCAAACGATTCGTGATCATCTATCGAATCTTCATGCTGAAGTCATTGACCACCGAAGCTGGGCGGCCCCGTTTCATGTTATAGAAATAGTAAAGGCTGGATTAAACAAAGCTGTCGGTTTGAAAAGAGCAGCTGATTACTTCCAGATTCCTGCTGACAGAATTATCGCTTTTGGCGATGAGGATAACGATTTAGAAATGCTTGAATTTGCAGGATATGGAATCGCTATGGGGAATGGAATTAATGAGGTTAAATCAGTAGCAAAAGAAGTTACCTTAACTAATGAAGAAGACGGCGTTGCCGTTTATTTGAATGAATTATTAAATCTAAAGTTATAA
- a CDS encoding YitT family protein codes for MIWLRTKKLIVVLIGALLTAISMNFFLIPANVYSSGFAGAAQLLSSVFGGGISTGIFLFILNVPVALLGWVKVGRSFTLYSFISVLAMSIFLEVIPVKAFSDDILLNAVFGGVIGAVGVGLTLKWGASTGGMDIIAMVLSRLNDKPIGTYFFILNAIIIITAGALYGWEKALYTIVTLYVSTRVIDAIHTRHEKLTVMIITKKSAEMKKVIHEKLMRGITIIPAKGSYTNEDKEMLMIVITRYELFYLERIIKEVDSNAFTNIVQTIGVLGFFRKD; via the coding sequence ATGATTTGGTTAAGAACCAAGAAATTAATCGTTGTATTGATTGGTGCACTTCTCACAGCGATTTCCATGAACTTTTTCCTTATCCCAGCAAATGTTTATTCCAGCGGATTTGCCGGAGCAGCACAGCTTTTATCCAGCGTATTTGGAGGGGGAATCTCTACAGGGATTTTCCTATTTATATTAAATGTCCCGGTTGCTCTTCTAGGTTGGGTGAAGGTTGGCAGGTCCTTTACACTTTATAGTTTTATAAGTGTATTGGCCATGTCTATCTTTTTAGAAGTGATTCCTGTAAAGGCGTTTTCGGATGATATTTTATTAAATGCTGTTTTTGGCGGAGTGATTGGAGCTGTTGGAGTAGGATTAACATTAAAATGGGGTGCTTCAACAGGTGGTATGGATATTATTGCAATGGTCCTTTCACGTTTAAATGATAAACCGATTGGCACCTATTTCTTTATATTAAATGCCATAATCATAATAACAGCAGGTGCCCTTTATGGCTGGGAAAAGGCATTGTATACGATTGTGACGCTATACGTTTCAACAAGGGTAATTGATGCCATTCATACAAGACATGAGAAACTGACAGTTATGATTATTACAAAAAAATCAGCTGAAATGAAAAAAGTCATCCATGAAAAACTGATGAGAGGCATAACCATTATACCTGCCAAAGGATCATATACTAATGAGGATAAGGAGATGCTCATGATTGTTATCACTCGTTATGAATTATTTTATTTAGAAAGAATAATTAAGGAAGTAGATTCAAATGCTTTTACTAATATAGTGCAGACTATCGGAGTACTAGGCTTCTTCCGCAAGGATTAA
- the yjfP gene encoding esterase, translated as MITVKNSKLNEIPFLHIADSTKWEEQLPSIIFIHGFTSRKEFNLYYAYLLAEKGFRVILPEALYHGERSTGLSGNELNLHFWEIIIRTIEELDIVKSSFEDEQLIDPSRVGVVGTSMGGIVTLGALTQYPWIKVAASLMGMPYYEKFALHQIDELQRHGVDIPLTKDEIAHLMNKIRELDLSKQTDKLRNRPLLFWHGKQDSVVPYSPAFHFYETIKPLYDKQPENLSFIIDEKAGHKVSTTGVIETVKWFETYL; from the coding sequence ATGATTACTGTGAAAAATTCCAAACTTAACGAAATTCCCTTTCTTCACATTGCCGATTCAACTAAATGGGAAGAACAACTTCCATCTATCATCTTTATTCACGGTTTCACAAGCAGGAAGGAATTTAATCTGTACTATGCTTACTTACTAGCTGAAAAAGGGTTTCGTGTTATCCTTCCTGAAGCACTATACCATGGTGAAAGAAGTACTGGACTGTCGGGAAACGAACTGAATTTACATTTCTGGGAGATCATCATCCGAACAATCGAAGAACTGGATATCGTAAAAAGTTCCTTCGAAGACGAGCAATTGATAGACCCCAGCAGAGTAGGTGTTGTTGGGACTTCAATGGGGGGAATTGTCACATTAGGTGCACTTACTCAATACCCTTGGATAAAAGTGGCGGCAAGCTTAATGGGAATGCCTTACTATGAGAAGTTTGCCTTGCACCAAATAGATGAACTTCAACGTCATGGAGTTGACATTCCACTCACAAAGGATGAAATTGCTCATCTGATGAACAAAATTAGAGAACTTGATTTAAGTAAGCAGACTGATAAACTTAGAAATAGACCATTGCTATTCTGGCATGGCAAACAGGATTCGGTCGTTCCTTACTCACCTGCCTTTCATTTTTATGAAACGATTAAACCTTTATACGATAAACAACCGGAAAATCTTTCATTTATTATTGATGAGAAAGCTGGTCATAAGGTGAGTACGACAGGGGTTATAGAAACAGTAAAATGGTTTGAAACTTATTTATAA